In Heliomicrobium gestii, a single genomic region encodes these proteins:
- a CDS encoding LysR family transcriptional regulator — protein sequence MFINAELYRAFYLVAKEGSISKAAEKLYITQPAVSRSIQQLEEKLGCALFFRTPKGVKLTKEGELLFPYIEQAFNFITFGEKTLTQVKELEKGEIIIAAGDTICKQFLPPHLKTFKQAYPGIRIHVTNENTPSTIRLLKKGQIDIGFVHSPIVSDPSATEALSVYEVFEIQDCFVVGEKYRELAEQPRSLEELAQYPLILLEKGSSSRIYIEKFFGQHNLSLKPEFELSDFELLIRFARIDFGVACVIKNFITEELAGGSLFEIKPLTTIPPRHVSVAHLKTIPLRTAAKAFLSFLLKNNHLEVR from the coding sequence ATGTTCATAAACGCCGAACTTTACCGCGCCTTTTATCTGGTCGCGAAGGAAGGCAGCATCTCGAAAGCGGCTGAGAAGCTGTACATCACCCAACCGGCCGTCAGCCGCTCGATCCAGCAGTTGGAGGAAAAACTCGGCTGCGCCCTTTTTTTCCGAACACCCAAAGGGGTCAAACTGACGAAAGAAGGGGAACTCCTCTTCCCCTATATTGAACAGGCCTTCAACTTCATCACCTTCGGCGAAAAGACGCTCACTCAAGTCAAGGAACTGGAAAAAGGCGAGATCATCATCGCCGCCGGCGATACCATCTGCAAGCAGTTCTTGCCGCCACACCTAAAAACGTTCAAGCAGGCCTACCCTGGCATCCGGATTCATGTGACCAACGAAAACACGCCTTCCACGATCCGTCTGCTGAAAAAGGGACAGATCGACATCGGCTTCGTCCATTCCCCGATCGTCAGCGACCCCTCGGCCACAGAGGCCCTGTCCGTGTACGAGGTCTTCGAGATCCAGGATTGCTTTGTCGTCGGCGAGAAGTACAGGGAGTTGGCGGAACAGCCCCGTTCTCTCGAGGAACTGGCCCAATACCCCTTGATCCTTTTGGAAAAGGGCAGCAGTTCCCGCATCTATATCGAGAAGTTTTTTGGCCAGCACAACCTTTCGTTGAAGCCGGAGTTTGAGTTGAGCGATTTTGAATTGCTGATCCGCTTCGCTCGCATCGATTTCGGCGTCGCCTGTGTGATCAAAAACTTCATCACCGAAGAGTTGGCCGGCGGATCCCTCTTTGAGATCAAGCCCTTGACGACGATTCCGCCGCGCCATGTGAGCGTGGCCCACCTGAAGACGATCCCATTGCGGACCGCGGCGAAGGCGTTCCTGTCCTTTTTGCTGAAAAACAATCACCTAGAGGTGCGATGA
- a CDS encoding NAD(P)/FAD-dependent oxidoreductase produces the protein MENKKPRIVILGAGYAGILTARRLQKVLRRDEAEIVLVNKHHYHYLTTWLHETAAGTVDDERISIPIQDVIDPTRVRFVKDTVVEVEKAAQRVNLCHGEPLTYDYLVMALGFESATFGIAGIKEHALAIRSMNSARKIRHTIEARFADFARQKVGQEKEEQLTFVIGGAGFTGIEFAAELAERLPGLCQHHGIDRRRVQVINVEGAPGILNGFDPAMAEYAKATLEGMGVQFRLSTRIQSVDAGGVTLQTETGEERLEPATVIWTGGVQGNSLVCNETFAAARGRIAVEKDLRAPGCGNVFVLGDCSSVDNRQTGRPYPPIAQLAILQSSVCAENVATLIRGGSDLKEFVPFIKGTVASLGKQDAVGEVFGVKLRGKLALIMKAIIDIRYMIMLGSPRLLLDKGKLSTYVMPEAYTQTFGSK, from the coding sequence ATGGAAAACAAAAAACCTCGCATTGTCATTTTAGGCGCAGGCTACGCGGGCATCTTGACCGCCAGAAGGCTGCAGAAGGTCCTCCGCCGTGATGAAGCCGAGATCGTCCTCGTGAATAAGCACCACTACCATTACCTGACCACGTGGCTCCACGAGACAGCGGCTGGCACCGTCGACGACGAACGCATCAGCATCCCCATCCAGGATGTGATCGATCCCACCCGCGTTCGTTTCGTCAAAGACACGGTGGTCGAAGTCGAAAAGGCGGCGCAACGGGTTAACCTCTGCCATGGAGAGCCCCTGACCTATGATTACCTCGTGATGGCGCTGGGCTTCGAATCGGCCACCTTCGGCATCGCCGGGATCAAGGAGCATGCCCTTGCCATCCGCAGCATGAACAGCGCCCGCAAGATCCGCCACACAATCGAAGCCCGTTTCGCCGACTTCGCCCGGCAGAAAGTGGGACAGGAAAAAGAAGAACAACTGACCTTTGTCATCGGCGGCGCCGGATTTACCGGCATCGAGTTTGCCGCAGAACTGGCTGAACGCCTTCCCGGCCTCTGTCAGCACCATGGGATTGACCGGCGGCGCGTCCAGGTGATCAACGTCGAAGGCGCCCCCGGCATTTTGAACGGATTCGACCCCGCCATGGCAGAGTATGCCAAAGCAACTCTCGAAGGCATGGGCGTCCAGTTCCGCCTCTCCACGCGGATTCAATCGGTCGACGCAGGCGGCGTCACCTTGCAGACCGAGACTGGGGAAGAACGGCTCGAACCGGCTACGGTCATCTGGACCGGCGGGGTGCAGGGCAACTCACTCGTTTGCAACGAAACCTTCGCTGCCGCACGCGGCCGGATCGCCGTGGAAAAGGATCTGCGCGCCCCCGGCTGTGGGAATGTCTTCGTCCTCGGCGACTGCTCCAGTGTCGACAACAGGCAGACCGGACGCCCCTACCCGCCGATAGCGCAATTGGCCATCCTGCAATCGTCGGTGTGCGCCGAGAACGTGGCCACGCTGATCCGGGGCGGCAGCGACCTGAAAGAATTTGTTCCCTTTATCAAGGGCACCGTTGCCTCCCTGGGCAAACAGGATGCCGTCGGCGAGGTCTTCGGCGTCAAGCTGCGGGGCAAACTGGCGCTGATCATGAAAGCGATCATCGATATCCGGTATATGATCATGCTGGGGAGCCCCCGGTTGCTCCTCGATAAAGGCAAGCTCTCCACCTATGTGATGCCGGAAGCCTACACACAGACCTTTGGGAGTAAATAA
- a CDS encoding PAS domain-containing sensor histidine kinase has product MNTQICNSNCYIKSLTKNNLSCSPIIDAITDFVFVKDLSGIYLKCNKAFCDFLGLDDNQITGHKNIEFMNKNDALFFNYMDEVVFNNKKEMKYEKWFEANGKKVLIETIKTPFYNENGEIIGLIGVSRDITSHKLLFESLRESEQKLEMFFSQSLYGFFYMMMDTPIRWDDTVDKETVLDYAIHHQRVTKVNDAFLNLYQAKREAVVGKTLGSLFVQDDRDKRNSFRKFLDEGVLHIETAERRVDGSAFFAEGNYQLLYDEAGRITGHFGIQHDITERKQSEEKLLMAKELAEVANIAKTEFLSTMSHELRTPMNGIIGMCELIKDILNTEEQHQYIDIITKSANDLSVIINSILEYAKLESELVHEETMEVNPLNLLTHVMEPIRRMAEEKGIPIYTTITLGDDERFLCAPRLLQRALLELIRNAMKFTHQGRIDVRIANWLDENQNKAIRIEVQDTGIGIGDKDIERIFDHFTQADGSYSRSYGGIGLGLSRVKRYIEHIGGTVGVSSRLGVGSTFWIVIPQQPQLKGENS; this is encoded by the coding sequence ATGAATACGCAGATATGCAACAGTAATTGTTATATCAAATCGCTGACAAAAAACAACCTATCATGTAGTCCGATTATTGACGCTATTACAGATTTTGTTTTTGTAAAAGATCTATCAGGGATATATTTGAAATGCAATAAAGCATTTTGCGATTTTTTAGGTTTAGATGACAACCAGATCACTGGGCATAAAAATATTGAGTTTATGAATAAAAATGATGCATTGTTTTTTAATTATATGGATGAAGTGGTATTTAACAATAAAAAAGAAATGAAATACGAAAAATGGTTTGAGGCCAATGGAAAAAAAGTCTTGATCGAAACGATCAAGACCCCCTTTTATAACGAAAACGGCGAAATCATCGGGTTGATCGGCGTGAGTCGAGACATTACCTCACACAAGCTGTTGTTTGAATCCCTTCGTGAAAGCGAACAGAAGCTGGAAATGTTTTTTTCACAGTCCCTCTATGGCTTCTTCTACATGATGATGGATACACCGATTCGATGGGACGACACCGTCGACAAGGAAACGGTGTTGGACTACGCCATTCATCACCAACGCGTCACCAAGGTGAACGATGCATTCTTAAACTTGTATCAAGCCAAAAGAGAAGCAGTCGTCGGAAAAACGCTAGGGAGCCTATTTGTCCAAGACGATCGGGATAAGCGAAATTCCTTCCGAAAGTTTCTCGATGAGGGAGTTCTCCATATTGAGACAGCGGAAAGGCGGGTAGATGGGAGCGCTTTCTTTGCTGAAGGAAATTATCAGCTTCTTTATGACGAAGCGGGGAGAATCACTGGTCATTTTGGCATTCAACATGATATCACGGAGAGAAAGCAGTCAGAAGAGAAGTTGTTGATGGCCAAGGAATTGGCCGAAGTCGCCAATATTGCGAAGACGGAGTTCCTCAGCACGATGAGCCATGAACTGCGCACACCCATGAACGGGATCATTGGCATGTGTGAATTAATCAAAGATATTTTAAACACAGAAGAACAGCATCAATATATCGATATCATCACAAAGTCAGCCAATGACTTATCGGTGATCATCAATAGCATTCTGGAATATGCGAAGTTGGAATCAGAGCTGGTTCATGAGGAAACGATGGAAGTCAACCCGCTGAATCTGCTCACTCATGTCATGGAACCGATTCGTCGCATGGCAGAGGAAAAAGGCATTCCCATTTACACCACTATCACGTTAGGGGACGATGAGCGATTCTTATGCGCGCCGCGTTTATTGCAGCGGGCGCTCTTGGAATTGATCCGAAATGCCATGAAGTTTACTCACCAAGGGCGGATCGATGTCCGGATAGCCAATTGGCTCGATGAGAATCAGAACAAGGCGATCCGCATCGAAGTTCAGGATACAGGAATCGGGATCGGCGACAAAGACATCGAGCGGATATTTGACCACTTTACCCAGGCCGATGGCTCCTATTCACGGAGTTATGGCGGGATTGGACTGGGTCTTTCCAGGGTCAAGCGGTATATTGAACATATCGGCGGGACGGTCGGCGTGAGCAGCCGGTTGGGCGTGGGTTCCACCTTTTGGATTGTGATCCCGCAACAACCGCAGTTGAAGGGGGAAAACAGCTAA
- a CDS encoding glutathione peroxidase produces MSVYDFNARTIDGKDVSLSDYKGKVLLIVNTASKCGFTPQYYELQKLYQAYADKGLVVLGFPSNQFAEQEPGSNEEVQQFCQINYGVQFPLFEKTEVRGNKAHPLFNYLTQKAPFQGFNPDHPIGGKLQAILQEKFPELLEGDSIKWNFTKFLVNREGEVVGRYEPTTTPLEMKAAIEALL; encoded by the coding sequence ATGAGCGTCTATGACTTCAACGCGAGAACGATTGACGGCAAGGATGTTTCCCTATCTGATTACAAAGGGAAAGTATTGCTCATCGTGAATACGGCGAGCAAATGTGGCTTTACACCGCAGTATTATGAACTGCAAAAACTCTATCAGGCTTACGCCGACAAGGGATTGGTGGTGCTGGGTTTCCCCAGCAACCAGTTTGCCGAACAGGAGCCGGGGAGCAACGAAGAGGTACAGCAGTTCTGTCAAATCAACTATGGCGTTCAGTTCCCCCTGTTTGAGAAAACGGAGGTGCGAGGAAACAAGGCCCACCCCCTATTCAACTACCTAACGCAAAAAGCGCCTTTTCAAGGGTTCAACCCAGACCACCCGATCGGCGGAAAGCTGCAAGCCATCTTACAGGAAAAGTTCCCCGAACTGTTGGAAGGCGATTCGATCAAGTGGAACTTTACGAAGTTTCTGGTGAATCGGGAAGGGGAGGTCGTAGGGCGCTATGAGCCGACAACCACCCCGCTGGAAATGAAAGCGGCGATTGAAGCGTTGCTGTGA
- a CDS encoding glutathione peroxidase: MSIYAFKAKPIQGQEVSLEQYRGKVLLIVNTASHCGFTSQYQGLQNLYVTYKEKGLEILGFPCNQFLNQEPGSNDEIASFCSINFGVTFPLFEKIDVNGPNAHPLYQYLEKTAPGLFGSERIKWNFTKFLVDREGSVVKRFAPTVTPEQIAADIEKLL, encoded by the coding sequence ATGTCGATTTACGCATTCAAGGCCAAGCCGATCCAAGGGCAGGAGGTGTCGCTCGAACAGTACCGGGGAAAGGTTCTGCTGATCGTCAATACAGCAAGTCACTGCGGGTTTACGTCACAGTATCAGGGTCTGCAAAATCTCTACGTGACTTACAAAGAGAAAGGGCTTGAAATACTGGGATTCCCCTGCAACCAGTTTCTCAATCAAGAACCGGGAAGCAATGACGAGATTGCGAGTTTCTGTTCGATCAATTTCGGCGTCACTTTTCCGCTCTTTGAAAAAATCGATGTAAACGGGCCGAATGCCCATCCCTTGTATCAATACCTGGAAAAAACGGCGCCTGGTTTATTCGGTTCGGAGCGAATCAAGTGGAACTTTACCAAGTTCCTGGTCGATCGTGAAGGCTCGGTTGTGAAGCGATTCGCCCCTACGGTCACACCGGAGCAGATCGCCGCCGATATCGAGAAATTGCTCTGA